Part of the Gigantopelta aegis isolate Gae_Host chromosome 15, Gae_host_genome, whole genome shotgun sequence genome is shown below.
AAAAGGAACTGATTATGGCTTCCGTTGGCGACACGATACTTCTGAATAAAACCATACTGCCCACGTGGAAGAGAATCGTCTATTGGAATTGGACAGATCCGAGCGGACGTATCAGAAAGGGCAGACAAAAAGATGTCTTCCTACAGCTGGAGATCCACGACAGGTCATTTCCCGCAATGGGCCCCACATTCGGCTTGCAGGTGTATGCAGTCAAAGAGGCGGACTTCGGAACATATACACTAAAGGTGTGCGACATCGCTTCCTGCAATACATTTTCCACAGTGGTACAAGGTTAGTTCATGTTATTACTTGTGAATTTAACAGGATTTTGGAAAGGTAGCATAAGATAAAATcctaaaatatctatattaaacaattatgtGATCCCGAAGGAAtgcttaaaaacaattatatgaattttttttaaataataataaatcctcAGTTCTagcagaaagaaatttttgggtatggcactatgaaattgaatgtAACCACATTCAACTGGGGGTATGGAGGGCCTCACCCAAGAAAGAAAATCGGTTAAGTTgatggttagggttaagaaaatcataaagTAATGGTAAGagtaaggggccgtccataattttcaaaattttcacaagtatacaaagagtacacttttgaccaccaCCCTCTCCAtcccctaaaagtgtacatccccaaatgaaaaatgttgatcgtcATTTTTCATTGTcaaaaaaagtgtacgctggcaccttaacccccccccccaccaccaccaccacccccactcttgaaaatgttgaaaattatggatggcccctaattaattttgtcaaaaggttaacttaaattTGTGGTATGATGCCATACTCGTTTTACCCTCTTGCAGAAACCCTGATCCTCAAATCCATTGCTATAGACACTGAGAAACGTTTGAGCCAACACCTATTGGATGCAGTGGGGTATATAGGGAAAGGGaaactatattatatactcttatcttgtttgtattgtttattatatgcaGTTATTTGGGGATGTGTACAACGCCTCTTCTTAAACTGTGTGTATTcagtattatattttcattatcgATTCCAGATTTATAATAGGCTCAGAATTATATCTAGGCACAAATGCACAGCATAATAACGACGGGTAAGGACTGGATGTGAAACTCTTTAAATTTAGACTGCTCCTTCAAAGTGTGAAGATGATTGGAGCAATTCAGACGGACTGCCAGAAAGAAAGGGTGTCAGACTATTTACaccaaaaaaaagttttcaaaaTGATGGCCAAAAGTTTTTTTAAGTCTGCCAAAAAAAGTCCATACTCACAGGAGGCAAGGAGGTAATAAGGTTGTCGCTTGCGGCGATGTTATTGGATGTCCGGTGGAAAATCCTGGAAGGTATTTCTTGAAGCTCTCGGTGCTCAAGATCTTTCGCATGGTGTTGTACTCTGGGCCGAAAATCATCTTGACGATCCTGTGCATGGTGTGCCTGTCCATGTGGGACAACAGGACCCCTTGTCTGTAGATGCCATCTTGTCTGTAAGTTATGGTCACCCCAGACCTCCCAGTCTGAGTCTTGATGTTGTAGACAGCATACACGTTAGTCTGGCCTGGTAGTGGGTAGAAGACATCTCACACGAAACCAACAACCAGTTTGGAGGTGTCTGTCCCTGGTGTCACCCACGAGGTCCTTCGCGACCGGTTGTTCACATGTATCGTTCAAGACGATTCGGAGGTAGGTTGTGAAGAGGGAGGCCGTGGCTTGACTGGTTGCCCTCTCGGTTGAGTGGTTGTCTTCCTCTTCACACTTGGCAACGGCCGGGCCTGAGACTCAACGGGAGCCTTCCTTGGAGCAGGAGACATCACCTGAATTGCGTACTGTATTTTCCCGTGTATTATGCGCACTTTTTTTccagaaaatacaggttaaaaatgggggtacgcactatacatagcaatagaaaaaatatcttttaaaaatgtccagcgatcacccatgaaaaatcgccgatcggtagtttacggtactttacaggttattggcagtgttcattacaacgaaacgccaaaaccctcttaaaaatcgcttttcacttgtgatggttgtaataaatgcaaaataaatctacaaaagtatccatacctcgccaaaaagtgcacaaaaatgacaaaactggaccgtacatatttttaatttccatgagatttaattcggccatttccggccaaccggaaatataccacactattataaatttagaaatctcgcgcattcacgttagccacgagaacgaaatgtaatatgctatatttttgttttcatatatttattagtcatttacagtgtatggggtatataactttgttttgatttatgcacgtgcgagtctgtgacatgtaagtacacaagtactagcctttgtttaatgtgacatgtaggtctatgtactcaaatacctaacttaagttttgtttcttggtttcttgaatataccgctTCTTTCACTTTTCGTTAATTTTGGTGACGAGGGGAAAGcggtacatcttgcattcactgtcgattttgtggtttaaaaaaacggtgcgcattatattgtggttcatgttttttttcttggaataaacgttcaaagtggggggtgcgcattatacactggtgcgcataatacatgggaaaatacggtagTCAGGAGACGGTGTAAGGGTGTCCGCGGTGGTTCCTTGTGCATCTCTGCCTCTGGAACCGCCACTGACATGGTTGGCTTGTTGGCGTTGACGGGTTGAGCGGGCTTAGTCCTCTTCGTAGGCTTGCCAGTTCGGTCTGGGGGTGGCGACGCAGAAGGGGCATTTTGTCTTCACTCCTGTATTAGAAACAAgctttaatttataaaatttgatgatcatttgtaaagaaacctttttttatttctatattttgttttctaggcaaaaaaaatgttatgatagttggtatggatttaaaagttaatacagaaataggaagtaaaatatggactgctgtaatattttatataggcgcagaccctagttttaacccgtaaaaaatggacCCTACGTTTAGActtgtaactcatttggataaagttacaatagagtgaaagaagagtctgtgacgttaaaacaggaaatatcctttaaaatagactagaactcgaatcaataaaccgctacttctcagacacaggtgcgattttaaaaatatgaaaaacaaaatgtttggtaCCGTAccacaaacaccaggatgaccagaaacacttcggatctatggaaatggataatctaaagaataaaatataattagtgtttgatttcagagatcataaacggctctaatagtggcACATatactgtagtgtttaaaaactagggactTTCCCTTTAAGAAATAAATGGCGTGACGACAATAAGACAGCATGAGGTGAATGCAGGGTTTGGGACAACGTGTCGAaaattaggacctctgagatgtattttagaacattatggaattaatttttttacagaatcacaagctaaatagcagatgagatCATTGTACTTATATAtgtctcttaaagggacataccctagtttttaaagactatgcatatttttcaatattggagctgtttatgatcactgaaatcaaacattacttatactgtattctttagattatctattcccgtagaactgaagtgtttctggtcatcctggtgtttgtagtacccaaaattgcatttttcatatttttaaaaacgcacgtgtgtctgagaagtagcggtttatcgattcgagttctagtctatttttaaggatgcTTGCTGTTTAAACGTCACACTCTTCTTTCAATCTACTGTAACTTCGGTCTTTGGTCAGACCAAACTTCCAGAACTTATGCAACGAAGcggcttcttttttttcgggttttttgttgttgttttgtttttttatgatttttctctttttttttctaaagcatggattgcactgaaaaggtgggtatatttagGGTTTTTTATGCCCTCCTCACCTGCCTTGGTCCATCCTCAATGACCATGGTGCCCCCTCCTTTGCCTTGGTACCTTAAATATTTTCCTAATCAGTATCTCGGGATTCTGTACAACCCACAGGTTACACCTACAAAAGTCAACGTCATACCGcgggaaatttaaaaaaaaaaaaaaaaaaagttcacgCACCCTATACATTTGTGTATTCCAGACAGAAGTCCTCAACACGTGAAACAGAGCTTAACGGCAGGGGTTACAGTGTCAGTGGCGGCCATAGCAGTAGTGGTTGTAGTGGCAGTAGGAGCTGTTACTGTCCCTGGAGCTTGGTATATATACAAGaggtaatttaaaataactcttaaaaaaaaaccccaaaaccaaaataaaaaccaacaaaaaacctgcttatattacaaattatttttagattaacattaaataattgatATATCAACAACTATGTAATTTTCAGTTTGTTGTaagttgtttaataaaataaataaatagataaatagataaataaataaataaataaataatttataaaaaaaaaaaaggaaaacccacacaaaacccAGTTATATGATGGGTGGGATACTGGATGATAACAgagttataataatatattgttaccTCACCTGTCACAAAATGGCTATGTTAGCCACGGTGCAGCATTCAGTGTCTGTCTATCAGAAGTCCATCAACGTTTCACATTTTCGACTTCTTCTCAAGTTCTCCCAGGCACATTTTAACGAAACGTAGTCCAAGTGATGCTCTTGCGGCTCTGTCAATtcgaaatccaagatggccgccctggCCGCTAATTATATTGGTTTAGACACTTTTGACATCTTCTCAACTGCCACCagagagatttaaaaaaaacttggtACAAATGATCTTTTCATGGACCTAAcgaagtgttgttatttttcgggcCAAATCAAAAGTCAATATGACTGCCCTAGCTTCTGATTAGCTGAATTTAAAAATTACTGCTTCTAGTAGTTAGAATTTGACTGATTCGAAATCCAGGACAACTTCCCTGAGCCTATATGTTCGAAGCTACACAtgtatcttagcgctacgatatcgtaaaaccgccGGGGGCTATGTGTCACAGAGACCTTATAATCTACTACGGTTTTATGATATCATGCTGCTAAGATGGCCACACCCTCTGATTTTACAGAATCAATCGTTTCCGGTAGTGTGTCAGTAAAATCATGGAACCGAAATTTCGTTTCCCAtgattgttatatttaacgaaaataatatacatatacatatatgtatatacttacttacattttattatttagaatattaaaggcatattgtcacaggccactgacctatttaatctAGCAAactattacctgaacaaaaataatttgatttgtccctaaaggtactttattcaaccatcttcgtaaccaccatactccatttattaatgatattttgtaaaaataatttaattatggcaatggtccataattcaaaaactaaaattgcccagagggttgacatggatttcactccatcatggtccagttaaggtgatgcaatagctagatttggtttttgCATTAcaccaaaatgcatttttcataattctaaaaacacacgTTCATCTGAGATGTAGTGATTAtcgagacgagctctagttattttagccaatatttccctgtttaaacatcacagactttagtttctctctgttataactgtatccaaatgagtgttgcaggtttgtagattaaccaaatttagtgtccattttcacggactgaaactagggtctgcgccttttaaaaaacccagaaacaAACAACAGTTTCCAATGGGTTCccatgggttcccatgatcacacataaccaaaaaagtgtttcccatgaaatttgaaatcctatggtcTGGATATCTTAAAAACATATGACACAGGACAGATTTCTGCCAAACTTGGTACAAATGATTCACCCGTGGCCCTGACCTTGTTTTGTTAGGTTTCGTGTCCATTCAGTCTAATATAGCTGCTCTGGTCACAGGTCGGCTGAGAGATGTTCAAGTTAGTCTCGATTTCCACTATACAGATTCCATTCAAACTGGTACAAATAATTCTCTCGTCATCTGACCAtcacaaaatatacatattcatttatttcgCAATTATATCTCGGGAGAAAAAACCTGTCAGCACCTATGTTTGGTTCTATGGTTCTATGGAATTGattgcaaccacagtcaacagttgTTATgaggggcctcccccagaaagaaaatgggttaggtttagggttagggttaagaaaatcatacagcaGTGATAAGagtaacttaaaaaaattaaatttgcaaattttgggggtatggcgccatacccatttttaCCCTCTGGCTGACAGAAATCCTGACAGTTATCTCTGatggcagagagcgatcataactgtctaaatgtccgtctagctctcgaacggcagagtactctaGCTAGGGGAGGGAAGGTTTTAGTATTTGGCTCATGGAGTATCAGTTTATGTTCAGTAGCGGATCTAACGGGCCCCAGGGTCTcgccctccccccaccccccacccctgaatttttgcaacagttatatttttattttatttctttttattttgtacGTTCGGGAACGTATAGTGGCCTTCAGTCAcctgtcattgccccccccccccctcccccccaatggattttatGAATCCGCCATTGATGTTTCTCTAATGAACAGGATGCTTGTTTCTTGACAGACGTCAACGGAGTGGGACACACGAAAACAAACGGGAATTTGACAACGCTGCGTACAAAAACGCTTAGTAATGGGTCGAGAAAAACGCAAAAACTGGGAGCACTGCCGGCACCAAAGTCGACGTGGTGAAGAAGtggagacagaaagacagagattTAAGAAGAATTCTGCCCTGTTAGAACAACAAGGCAGTAAGTGACGATCGGCAATAAAATGagttgattattaaaaaaatatatatattattttgaaagtaaatgtcaaaataacatagccagatttaaagcgacagaccctagtttttatacactacaacatatttttcactattaaagccgtttttttataatttaaattagaagtaattacattttattatttagaatattaattttcgtacatgtgcagtgggttttttgcaataccccaaaatgtatttttcttaattctaaaaatgcatgttcgtctgagaaataatggttatcgagataAGCTCTAGTTACatttagacagtatttccctGATTAATTATAACAGACTAGACTTCAGCTTCTCtctgttgcaggtttgtagattaacaaaacttcagtgtccattttcacaggctgaaactagggacTGCGCCTtaaaagggacataccctagtttttaaacactaagacatatttttcactatttgagccatttatgatcactaaaatcaaacattacttatattttattgtttagattatccatttccgtataaccgaagtgtttctgctcatcatggtgtttctaataccacaaaatgcatttttcatatttttaaaaacgcacgtgcgtctgagaagtaactgttacggagtcgcgt
Proteins encoded:
- the LOC121390406 gene encoding uncharacterized protein LOC121390406 isoform X2; the protein is MTLLQTIIGVCTLIFVGVNFTEGDKGGYYESQGPLFSKDNKHDSLSIKMTTEVRNRMFKITCTVVKYTIPFQIVGFQHFYFYNLLVRKTSVPPLLAPYEDQKELIMASVGDTILLNKTILPTWKRIVYWNWTDPSGRIRKGRQKDVFLQLEIHDRSFPAMGPTFGLQVYAVKEADFGTYTLKVCDIASCNTFSTVVQDRSPQHVKQSLTAGVTVSVAAIAVVVVVAVGAVTVPGAWYIYKRRQRSGTHENKREFDNAAYKNA
- the LOC121390406 gene encoding uncharacterized protein LOC121390406 isoform X1; amino-acid sequence: MTLLQTIIGVCTLIFVGVNFTEGDKGGYYESQGPLFSKDNKHDSLSIKMTTEVRNRMFKITCTVVKYTIPFQIVGFQHFYFYNLLVRKTSGKRVSKSTVVWTMYPYSYEDIGIYTCFVKNNITETAVTLKPILNIPPLLAPYEDQKELIMASVGDTILLNKTILPTWKRIVYWNWTDPSGRIRKGRQKDVFLQLEIHDRSFPAMGPTFGLQVYAVKEADFGTYTLKVCDIASCNTFSTVVQDRSPQHVKQSLTAGVTVSVAAIAVVVVVAVGAVTVPGAWYIYKRRQRSGTHENKREFDNAAYKNA